A segment of the Pseudomonas versuta genome:
CACCGGGGAAGAAATTCGCCGAGTCCTGACCCTTGGCGTCATACGTGGTGTTGGCAGCCGTGGCGTAGTGTTGGTTGGTCAAGTTACGCGCATCAACAAACACCTCCCACTTTTTGCTCGGCGCCTCGTAGCCCACCTTCGCCCCCCAGACCACATAGGACGGCGCGCCAAGGGTATTGGTAAAGTCGACGTAATAGCTGGAAGCGGCGCGGGCATTGAGTTGCGCGTAAAAGCCTGCAGATTGCCGATACTGCAGCTCGGCCTGATACACCTGGCGCGGCAGCCCCGGCAGTTGATTGTCACCAAACACCGGATCGTTGCGGTAGTGGAAATCGTTATAGGTATAGGCCTGGCGCAGCGCAATGCTGTCGCCATTCTGATTCTCCCAGAGCAATGCATTAAGCCCTGCTTCTATCCCCTGATGAATCGTCGGACTGGCGTTTGAGGTGGCAATCAACTGATCCTCGGTTGCGCTCGCCGGGCGTACTACCACCGACAGCAGCTCCTTGTGTACCCACGACCGATAGACCGTCAGGCTGCCGTCAAAAATGCCATGTCCGCCGCGAATGCCAAACTCCAGGGTATTGGCCTTTTGCGGCCGGACATCGCGAATATAGGGGGTGCCGGTGCTGCCCAGTTGCCAGGTCACCGGCGGATCAACGGAACGGCTGACGTTGCCAAAGAGTTCAAACTCCGGTGTCAGCTGATAGCGCAAGCCAAGGCGCGGAGCCAGGTCGTATTCGCTGTAATCAACCCCGCTGGGGAACTCACTGGTGTTGACCGCAGTGGTGTATTTGATGTCGGCCTTACGCTTGATATCGATCCACGACAGGCCGCTGGAAAGCCAGGTGCGCTCACCCAGTTGCAGCTCGTTACCCAGCGAAAAGACCGTGTCGCGCGAGCCGGTGTAATCGGTTTTTTGTTGCGTGTTGCCGGTGTCCCTGAAGTGCGATTTAACATCCGCCAGCCAGGCCCGGGTCGTGCTGAAGGTCACGCTGCTGTCGCTGGGCAGGCCGAGGAAAGTATCGCCGGTGCGCAGATAGCGCAGGGTCAGGTTCAGATCCGTGGAGCGCCAGTCCTGGGGCGTAGCGCTGTAGCGCCAGCCGTTCAACAGCGGGTAATCGTTATAGCCCAGCCCTACTTCCAGCTTGGCATTGTCATCAAAGGTGTAGGTGGTTTTGCTGCCCAGCAGGGTCGATCCGTCCTTCTTGCGCCCGGTGGGAACATCGTTGCTTGTAGGGTCATGTTTGAGTTGGTACTTGGTTAAAGGATTGCCCTGGGTCAGGGTCTCTTCGCGATAACGCAGGAAGAAACGGGTCTCGAGTTTGGGACTGAACACGTGACCGAAGTTGGCAACCAGCCCCTGCCCCTTGTTGGAAGTATCGTCCTGATAGCCGTCGCGCTGGTTGTGCAACACACTCACGTAATAGTCGCTGTCACCCACTACCCCGCCGGTGCTCAGTTGCTGTTTGCGATAGCCGAAACTGCCGGCCTCCAGGCGTGCATAGTTGCCCGGGTCGGTACGCCCGGTCTTGCTCACAAAGTTGATCGCGCCGCCCAGCGACAACGCGGAGTACAGATAGGCATTGGCGCCATACAGCACCTCGGTGTGATCCACCGAAGCCATGTCCAGCATGTCCTCCTGGGTACCGCCCGGCCCGGTGAGCGGAAGGCCGTCATAGAGGAATTTGATCCCCAGTACGTACCCTTGATAGAAGGTGTTGAGGCCCGAGCCGCGAATCGAAATCTTGTTCGCTCCCGAGCCGCTGGTGGCCTGGGCGAAGACTCCGGGCTGCAGGGCCAGAACGTCCTCGGCATTGGCCGCACGCCCGCGTTCCACCTCGTGGTTGTCCACCACCGCGGTGTTGCCCGCAACTTTTTTCAACGCCTTTTCAGCCTTCAGCGCCCCGGATGCCTGAGCACCGGTGACCACCACCGTGTCCAGTGTCGGGCCCTGGTTGGCGGCCGTCTCCTGGGCTGCCATAGCCGTACCCTGAACCAGCATCAGCAACATGCCCATGCTGGACGCCGTTGCTAACGTATTAAGACGCTGAGCGCGTTTCTCGAACTTTCGCCACATCAATTCAACACCCCTGACTCAGTTAATTAGTTGGAGCATCTATTGGTATAGTCGCGCTCGAACATCAACTTTGCAGGGTTCATGCCAGCTAAATAACCGGCAAATACGTTAACTAAAGCGGGGTTGAATCCACTCAATCCGACACTTTGTAAAACAACTGTACAGCGCAGAACAGTTGGCACTTCATGCGCTCCGTTGCCCGGGAGTTTGCACAGTACTTATAACGGTCTGAGCCATTGATAGACGACCGCCCGGGGTAGTGCGGGCGGCCGCAGCAGGGTTACAAGTGCACAATATCAATGGCTGTGGGCGTGACCGGCCGTTGCCGTCCCGGCGAAATACTCCTCATCGGTGACCTTTTCCAGCCAGACCACGGCCACGCCGTCCAGCGCCTCCTGAATTGCAATATGAGTCATCGAGGTGGTTGGCGAAGCGCCGTGCCAGTGTTTGTGTCCGGGGGGGCACCAGATGACGTCACCGGCGCGGATTTCCACAATCGGCTCGCCTTCACACTGGGTCCAGCCACAGCCGGCTGTCACAACCAGGGTCTGCCCCAGCGGATGGGTATGCCAGGCGGACCGGGCCCCCGGTTCAAATGTCACGCTGGCCACCGAAACCCGCGAAGGTTCTGGCGCAGTGTTCAGCGGATCGATGCGAACAGTGCCGGTGAACCAGGCCTCGGGGCCTTTAACCGAAGGTTGTGAGCCAACACGTTTGAGTTCCATTGCGGTTTTCCTCTAGCCGATTCAAGTAGGTTGCAGCCCGTTCAGGCCAGTTGATGCCCTTACTGTATAGACCAGCCCGGCCTATGATTAGATGGCAAAATCGGCATGCACTTATGCAATGGAGCATCAATGCGAGAAAACCTTAACGATTTGCTGGCCTTCATGATTGTCGCCCGCGAGCGCAACTTCACCCGCGCCGCCGCGCAACTGGGGGTTTCCCAGTCGGCGTTGAGCCGCACGATCGGCGCGCTGGAAAAAAGAATGGGCCTGCTCCTGCTGACCCGCACCACGCGCAGTGTTTCGATGACAGAGGCCGGGCGCAGAGTGCTGGCGACCGTTGCGCCGCGCTTCGAAGAAATCGATGCCGAGCTTGAAGCATTGAGTGATCTGCGGGACCGACCGGCAGGCACCGTACGAATCACCACGACCGACTATGTTACCCGGGTTTACCTGTGGCCCCGACTCAAGCCCCTGTTACGCGAGTTCCCGGATATCCACGTCGAGCTGATCAACGATTACGGGCTTTCGGACATCGTGCAAGACAGCTACGACATCGGCATCCGTCTGGGCGACCAGGTCGAGAAAGACATGATCGCCGCACGCATCAGCCCCGATCAGACCATGGCCATTGTCGGTGCTCCAGGCTATCTGGCCGCGCAGGGTCCCTGCACGACACCCCAGGACCTGACCCGTCACAACTGCATCAATTTGCGTTTACCAACCCGGGACTCGCTGATGCCGTGGGAGTTGAGCAAAGACGGTCGTGAACTGCAGGTGCGGGTGGCTGGCCAACTGGTATTCAACAGTACCTACGAGATGCTCGAGGCCGCCCTCGACGGTTTTGGCCTGGCCTACCTGCCCTATGAACTGGCCAGGGCCCATGTCGATGACGCAAGGCTGAACTGGGTACTTGAAGACTGGTTCCCGACCTATACCGGCTACCACCTTTTTTACCCGAGCCGGCGACAGGCCTCACAAGCGGTGTCTCTGGTGGTCCAGGCGTTGAAAGCAGATACCCCCTCTGGTCGAAGCCGTGCACGCCAATGAAATTAAAATCCGGCCATACCCTGAATAGACAGTTTTATTTTCTACTTATTGACTTTTTAATCGAATAATATTTTACAAATACACTAGAACAGACAAAAACATTCAATATTTTTCGCTGCAATAGCCGGTACCATTTTCCTCACACTTTGCAGGAAGGTACCGCCGCAATGCATGACGCCATGACTCGCTACATACACGCCGGAAGAACCCCGCAGGCCTTCGGCGGGCTGGTCAACACCCCGATTTTTCGCGGTTCGACCGTCCTGGCGGACAGCTTCGCCAGCTGGGAGGCGAGCAAAAAAAATGGCAATCCTTATTCCAACTATGGACGCTTCGGCACTCCCACCACCCGTTCGTTCGAACAGGCCATGGCCGAGCTGGAAGGGGGTCATGGTTGCCTGGTTTTCCCTTCGGGCCTGGCGGCCTGCACGCATGCCCTGCTGGCTTTTGTCAGTGCTGGCGATCATGTACTGATGACTGACAACATCTACGGCCCCACACGCTCGTTTGCCAGCAACGTGCTGAGCCGCCTGGGAGTTGACGTCGAATATTTCTCACCGCTGATCGGCGCCGGGATTGCTGCACTCATGCGCGCCAACACCCGGGTGGTCTTTGCCGAGTCACCGGGCTCACTGACGTTCGAGGTGGCGGACCTGCCCGCAATCAGCGCGGCGGCCCATGAGGCAGGCGCCTTTGTGCTGCTCGACAATACCTGGGCCTCCCCCTTGTACTTCAAGCCGTTTGAACATGGGGTTGATGTGTCGATTCAAGCGGCGACCAAATATATCGTCGGCCACTCGGACGCCCTGTTGGGCACGGCCACCGCCAACCGCAGGGCCTGGGAAATCCTTAAAGCCGGGGCCCATGATTTTGGACAGACCGCCAGCCCGGACGACTTGTTTCTGGCACTGCGCGGCTTGCGCACCCTGCCGATCCGGCTGCAACAGCACTGGCGCAGCGGCGTGGCACTGGCGCAAAGCCTGAGCGAGCACCCGGGCGTTAGCCAAGTGTTGCACCCGGCCCTTGCCAACGACCCCGGGCACGACCTTTGGAAGCGGGATTTTCTGGGCGCCAGCGGCCTGTTTTCAATACGGGTCAATACCGGGGACACAGCCGTGCTGGGGCGCCTGTTTGATAATTTGAAACTGTTCGGGATC
Coding sequences within it:
- a CDS encoding TonB-dependent receptor family protein → MWRKFEKRAQRLNTLATASSMGMLLMLVQGTAMAAQETAANQGPTLDTVVVTGAQASGALKAEKALKKVAGNTAVVDNHEVERGRAANAEDVLALQPGVFAQATSGSGANKISIRGSGLNTFYQGYVLGIKFLYDGLPLTGPGGTQEDMLDMASVDHTEVLYGANAYLYSALSLGGAINFVSKTGRTDPGNYARLEAGSFGYRKQQLSTGGVVGDSDYYVSVLHNQRDGYQDDTSNKGQGLVANFGHVFSPKLETRFFLRYREETLTQGNPLTKYQLKHDPTSNDVPTGRKKDGSTLLGSKTTYTFDDNAKLEVGLGYNDYPLLNGWRYSATPQDWRSTDLNLTLRYLRTGDTFLGLPSDSSVTFSTTRAWLADVKSHFRDTGNTQQKTDYTGSRDTVFSLGNELQLGERTWLSSGLSWIDIKRKADIKYTTAVNTSEFPSGVDYSEYDLAPRLGLRYQLTPEFELFGNVSRSVDPPVTWQLGSTGTPYIRDVRPQKANTLEFGIRGGHGIFDGSLTVYRSWVHKELLSVVVRPASATEDQLIATSNASPTIHQGIEAGLNALLWENQNGDSIALRQAYTYNDFHYRNDPVFGDNQLPGLPRQVYQAELQYRQSAGFYAQLNARAASSYYVDFTNTLGAPSYVVWGAKVGYEAPSKKWEVFVDARNLTNQHYATAANTTYDAKGQDSANFFPGDPFNVTTGVAFHF
- a CDS encoding cupin domain-containing protein, with product MELKRVGSQPSVKGPEAWFTGTVRIDPLNTAPEPSRVSVASVTFEPGARSAWHTHPLGQTLVVTAGCGWTQCEGEPIVEIRAGDVIWCPPGHKHWHGASPTTSMTHIAIQEALDGVAVVWLEKVTDEEYFAGTATAGHAHSH
- a CDS encoding LysR family transcriptional regulator, which codes for MRENLNDLLAFMIVARERNFTRAAAQLGVSQSALSRTIGALEKRMGLLLLTRTTRSVSMTEAGRRVLATVAPRFEEIDAELEALSDLRDRPAGTVRITTTDYVTRVYLWPRLKPLLREFPDIHVELINDYGLSDIVQDSYDIGIRLGDQVEKDMIAARISPDQTMAIVGAPGYLAAQGPCTTPQDLTRHNCINLRLPTRDSLMPWELSKDGRELQVRVAGQLVFNSTYEMLEAALDGFGLAYLPYELARAHVDDARLNWVLEDWFPTYTGYHLFYPSRRQASQAVSLVVQALKADTPSGRSRARQ
- the metC gene encoding cystathionine beta-lyase; translated protein: MTRYIHAGRTPQAFGGLVNTPIFRGSTVLADSFASWEASKKNGNPYSNYGRFGTPTTRSFEQAMAELEGGHGCLVFPSGLAACTHALLAFVSAGDHVLMTDNIYGPTRSFASNVLSRLGVDVEYFSPLIGAGIAALMRANTRVVFAESPGSLTFEVADLPAISAAAHEAGAFVLLDNTWASPLYFKPFEHGVDVSIQAATKYIVGHSDALLGTATANRRAWEILKAGAHDFGQTASPDDLFLALRGLRTLPIRLQQHWRSGVALAQSLSEHPGVSQVLHPALANDPGHDLWKRDFLGASGLFSIRVNTGDTAVLGRLFDNLKLFGIGLSWGGFESLVVPVGQPVRSCARQADEGYLIRVHAGLEHIDDLIEDFHRALDIAFGKCCVAVA